The genomic stretch CGATCGCGCTGTACTACGACGGCCCGGCCCCGGCCCGCTGGGCGGGTGCCCTGAGCCGGCTCGGCCGCCCGGTCTCGCGAGAGGGTCGATACGCCTGGACTCTCGTTCCCGGATCTGACGACACGGCCGAACTGCGTCAGATCAGAACCCAATTGGGGACGTCTGGGGCCGCCGACGACGTGCTGGCCGCCAGTGGGCCGGTGGCCCACGGGGTGGAACAGACCCGGACCTCGTTCGACGAGGCCGACCGGCTGCTGAGGCTGTGCCGGTCGCGGGACCGCACCCGGGAGATGCCCTACAGTCACGCCGGGCTGGCCCAGCTGCTCGTCGGGGTGCCCGCCGGCCGGCTCGAGGAATTCGCCGGTGACCACCTGCGTCCTCTGCTGGATCGCCCCGACCTGCTCGAGACCCTGGCCGCCTGGCTGGATTCCGGGGGGAGCCGGCGGGTGGTGTCCGAGCGCCTTCACCTGCACCGCAATTCGGTCGGCTACCGGGTGGCCAGCATCCGGCGGCTGCTCGGGTACGACCCGCTCGACCCGGCACTCGCACCCGCACTGTCTGCTGCACTGCTCGCGGGTGAGATCGTTCGATCACGTCAAATCCTTGCGGTGAGCGGTGTTCCGGCGGGTGTTTCGCCGACGTGACGGCCGATGACGAGTTCCTGTGCAGCGTTGACACCCGGGCATACCGGGGCAACCATGTCGCTATGCCAACCGTCGACGCACCGCGCGAGGTGGTCCCCGTTCTCCTGGTGACGGGTGGCGACGTGGTCACGATGGACGAGGAACGGCGCGTTCTGGAGAACACGAGCGTCGCCGTCGCCGACGGCATCATCGTGGCCCTGGGGCCGGCGCGGGAGGTGCGCGAGCGGTTCCCGGGGGCGCAGGAGCTCGACGCGACCGGCACCGTCGTGATCCCCGGCCTGATCGACGCGCACCAGCACACCACGGTCGATCCGCTGGTCCGTAGCCTGATTCCCGACGACATTCCTTCGCATGCAGCCATTTACAACTGGGCCGTACCGCTGCACCAGCACGCCGACGGAGACGACGACGAGCTCGCCGCCACGATCACCGCCGTCGACTGCCTGACCCGTGGTGTCACCACCGTGCTGGAACCGGGCACCGTCGCTCATCCGCTGCGGGTGGCGCAGGGGCTGAGGAAGGCCGGGATCCGGGGTCGCGTCGGTGGCTGGGGCTGGGACGCGCAAGGGCTGCCGTTCTCGGCACCGGCGGGCGAAGTACTCGCCGCGCAGCGGGAAACCGTTGCTGCACTAAGCGATCCGAGCGGCCTGGTGACTGGCTGGGTCACCCTGGTGGGGCACGACCTGGTCAGTGACGAGCTGTTCCAGGGGGCCCTGAAACTCGCCGAGGAGTTGGATACCACTGTCACCTGGCATCTTTCGCCGGGACCGGACGATGCCCGGTCCTATCTGCGTCGCACCGGCGTGCGCCCGGTCGAGCATCTGCTGCGGATCGGTGCGCTCGGTCCTCGGCTGCTGATCGGGCACGGGGTCTGGCTGGAGGGTGCCGAGCTGGAGGCGCTGCTGAGCACCGGCACCGCCCTCGCGGCCTGCCCGGGTGCCTACCTGCGGCTCGGCCAGGGTGTGGGCCGGGCCGGGCGCTACGCCGAGTTCGTGCACCGGGGAGGCCGTCTGGCCCTGGGGTGCGACT from Kineosporia sp. NBRC 101731 encodes the following:
- a CDS encoding helix-turn-helix domain-containing protein codes for the protein MTDTLPAGDVLIDGLRGVLDAPADLADLADLADLADLAGPASRLGWDLRRPHRAIALYYDGPAPARWAGALSRLGRPVSREGRYAWTLVPGSDDTAELRQIRTQLGTSGAADDVLAASGPVAHGVEQTRTSFDEADRLLRLCRSRDRTREMPYSHAGLAQLLVGVPAGRLEEFAGDHLRPLLDRPDLLETLAAWLDSGGSRRVVSERLHLHRNSVGYRVASIRRLLGYDPLDPALAPALSAALLAGEIVRSRQILAVSGVPAGVSPT
- a CDS encoding amidohydrolase family protein, which produces MPTVDAPREVVPVLLVTGGDVVTMDEERRVLENTSVAVADGIIVALGPAREVRERFPGAQELDATGTVVIPGLIDAHQHTTVDPLVRSLIPDDIPSHAAIYNWAVPLHQHADGDDDELAATITAVDCLTRGVTTVLEPGTVAHPLRVAQGLRKAGIRGRVGGWGWDAQGLPFSAPAGEVLAAQRETVAALSDPSGLVTGWVTLVGHDLVSDELFQGALKLAEELDTTVTWHLSPGPDDARSYLRRTGVRPVEHLLRIGALGPRLLIGHGVWLEGAELEALLSTGTALAACPGAYLRLGQGVGRAGRYAEFVHRGGRLALGCDSHNAGDAPDVLRAAQLLAGLERDRGTEPPLRAADVLALATVSGAEAIGAGQELGAIRVGFAGDLVLLDTSRPGWIPRATGFPALARQLVWGAVSDTVRDVVVAGRVVVRDRRPLFVDLPELRVHAAARQGALLSRAGMSISEGS